In the genome of Calothrix sp. PCC 6303, the window CAGATGTCACCGCTTGGGTAATTTTCGGTTTAGTGGTGTTGATGGCTGTGACAATTCAACTTTATGCCAAAAAACGTCGTCTAGATAAAGAGAAGGAACTGAAAGAATTAGGAGCTTAAATCAGTGAACGGTAAACAGTGAACACTTATCAAGGCGTATGGTGGGGGATTGAAACCCGCCACCAACGCCGACCAGCAATTGGTGGGGGACTCTTATTCCCAACGATAAACACATCACTCTTGACTGATAACTGGTAACTGGTTAAATACAATGCAAGTTTTGATTTTATAGAGCAGGCATCCCGCCTGCATAATTAGATCAACGGGCAAGACTTCGGCGTGAGCGCTCAGTCCTTACCTCCGGTACACTTCGTTCCGACAGGCTCAGGAACCATCGAACGCTGCCCATTCCACAGTATATGTATATTATTTAATTGCTAATCCTAAGTATTGTTGTTTAGGGCTTACAAGGTTGTAGAAACCCGAATAGAATGGTTGTAAGGAGAGGAAATATATAATGTCTAATAACCGTTCTGGAGTATTTTTTGGCGGTTTGATGCTAGGGGCGACAATTGGAACCTTAACAGGTTTATTGGTTGCCCCCCGCACAGGACGCGAAACTCGTAAACTGTTGAAAAAATCTGCCGATGCTTTACCAGAATTAGCAGAAGATTTATCCACCAGCGTCCAGTTGCAAGCAGATCGTCTTTCGGTGAGTGCTGTGCGAAATTGGGATGAAACACTAGAACGGTTACGTGATGCGATCGCATCCGGAATCGAAGCCACCCAGCGTGAGAGTCAAGTTCTCAAAACACAGAACACTGATGATGACATTGACTCAGAAGATCCAAATTCTCCCCATCTAAGTAACTAAAATTACCGCATTTACCGTGACTGAACCCCTGTTTTGGCTGGGATTTTCTATTCTCCTAGTCGCCACCAGCCTCACTGCTGTCTTGGTTGTATCAATTCCAGCCTTGCAGGAGTTAGCACGGGCAGCCCGCAGCGCTGAAAAACTATTTGATACCCTCTCCCGTGAACTTCCACCAACGCTTGATGCCATCCGCATGACAAGTTTAGAAATCACAGACTTGACTGGAGATGTCAGTGATGGTGTTCAAAGTGTCACCCAAACTGTACAACAAGTAGACCAAAGCCTCGAAAGTGCCCGTAAACAAGCTCAAAATCTCCAAATTGGCACCCGTAGCCTATTTGTTGGGGTAAAAACAGCCTGGAAAACCTTCACCCGTCAAAAACCATCAAAACGCCCCATCAACCACACAACAAAGCAACCTCTCACATTACGAGAATGGGAATTACGCCCAGAAAACAGACGCTCTTCAGATAATGGCTACCGTAATGGTGATTGGGTTAATGATTATGAGAATAAGTTTGATACTCCAGAAATACCAACCAAATCTAGCAACCAGAATGCTGATGATTGGTCAGGTGAAGAATAGATGTGATTGAAGAATATTAATCATGTTGGATTTATTCACACCCTAGCTTGACAAAAATCATCAAAATCCAGCTAAAAACCCTTTGCTTTCGTAACCAAGATTAGATTAAAGTTAAAAAGTGTAAAGATGTATAACTTCTGTCTCAGTTTTGAGAAGCAATTATTTACATCCATTTGGCAAGATTTATATAAAAAGTCTATGAGACATTCTCTTTTACGGCGGATTCTGGCATTTATTGCAGTCTTTTTCTTAGCTGGCTCACTTTGGTTAGTAAATCCTCATTTAGCTTACGCTTATGATAACCCTGAACTTTTACCTGCAAATCCTACCCCGGTTATCGATTTAGCAAAAACCCTAACTGATGTTCAAGAAGAAAACTTAGTTAAAGAACTAAATGACTTTCAGACAGAAACTGGTTGGAAGTTACGAGTATTGACACAATTCGACCGCACCCCTGGACGCGCAGTGATTAACTTTTGGGGTCTGGATGATAAAAGCATCCTCTTGGTAGCAGATGCAAGAGGTGGAAACATTCTCAGCTTTAGTGTGGGTGATGCCGTCTACGAACTTTTACCCCGCACATTTTGGATTGAACTGCAAACACGATTTGGGAATTTGTACTTTGTCCGCGAAAATGGCGAAGATCAATCAATTTTCCAAACAATGAAGACTGTGGAAACCTGTCTACGTCAGGGTGGTTGCGGTGTTGTACCAGGTTTGCCACGAGAACAGTGGATTTTAACCTTGATTAGTTCCGCACTTGGGGGTGTAATTTGTGGCTTTGCTGCTCAACCACGCAAGGAAGGACAGATTTTTGCTTGGCAATGGGCATTGATTTTTTCCCCATTATGGGGAATATTATTCCTCGCATTTGGTATTGGACCAGTAGTAACAAGAACTTCAGAGTGGTTGCCATTAACCCGTAATATAGTTGGTTTCCTGATGGGTGTTTTAGTGGCTTTCCTATCACCTATTTTTAGCCGTCCTTCATCCAACGCAGAGTCATAAGGGGTAAATTGGGAGTCACAAGAGGTAAATAATGAGAACAACTTACCTGACTCCCAACAATTTTACTGATAAGCTGAAGGCTGTGGTTTGGGGCTAGATAAAAATGGAATGGCACATAACTGATGCTCAAAGCTTGGCAATCATCGATCATGAAATAGGCGATCGCTTAATTTCACCAGCGGAGTATGAGATTACAAGAAGAGTAATTTATGCTACTGGTGACTTTGAGTATAAATCACTAATTAATTTCTCTGAACGTGCAATACAATCGGCAGTTGCAGCCCTATCGGCACGTACAACTATCGTTGTTGATTTGCCAATGATACAAGCAGGTATTGCGTATGAGATTCAAGAAACTTTTGCGAATCCAATATTCTGCGGTTTAGAGAGGATGAATCGTCCTCAAAACGCCCAAACTAACGCTGCTTGGGGTTTAGAAACTTTAGCTAGAAGGTATCCTGAAGGTATTTTTGTGATCGGTCAAGCACAAACAGCTTTGACTGCTTTAATGAGTTTAATAGAAACTCAAGAAATTAAACCCTCATTAATCATCGCCACTTCTCCAAACTTTAATGATGTAAATAGCAATCAGGAGCAATTACAAAATTCATTGATTCCCAATATTACTATTAATAGCAATAAAGGAAACGCCGTTGTTGCCACTGCAATTCTGGATGCTTTAATTGATTTAGCTTGGCAAGCTCATGGTAAAAAAAGTTCAGGTTCTGAAGAATAGAGCAAGATTTTTGTACTTATACCAATTCAAATAATGATTGCAACACATCAAACAGTAGAGACGTAGCAGTGCTACGTCTCTACAAATATCTATCTGTCGCATTGTTTTTTCAAATTGGTATTAGTCGAGATAAGCGTTTATCAATAAAATTAGGACTTACGCAAGAACTACGCATTTATGTCATTGCGACGTAAGGTAGACGCGGTAGGCACGGAGTGACTTCTGTAAGTGCGGCTTGTCGCAGACTAGCATAAGCCCGTAGGGCTGGCTGCGCCTACTCATAGTCTTTTTTTCTCGTTACGATTGCGTAAGTCCTAAAAGTTGGCGGATATAAATTAGGATAATTCTCTCCAAAATGCCCATACTCCATGCAAAATCCACTACTATCTAGCTAGTAATAAGTAATAAGCACCAAAATTTACAAACTATTACCTATGGCGTGGAATCCAGGGCAGAAGTTATTTGGCGATCGCTATTTTATCGAAAGCAAGCTGGGGGAAGGGGGGATTGGTATTACCTATCTCGCTCAAAATCGCAGCGGTGAGTTACGAGTTATCAAAACCCTCAGAGAACAAATCCTGAATCATCCTGACTGGATACCACATCAAGATAAACTACGGCAAGATTTCCGGGATGAAGCGTTACGTTTAGCTTTATGTCGTCATCCCCATATTGTGCAGGTAGAAAACGTCTTTGATGAGGAGAATTTGCCATGTATGGCGATGGAGTACATCGCAGGCGAAGATTTGAAAAAGCGAATCACCAACAAAGGGGCTTTACCGGAAGCAGAAGCACTGGAATATATTCGGCAAATTGGCGAAGCTTTAACTGTAGTTCACGCTAAAGGTTTGCTGCATCGGGATTTGAAGCCGAATAACATCATGATGCGTGCAGGTAAACAAGAGGCAGTGCTAATTGACTTTGGACTTGCTAGACAATTTATTTCTGGTGTAGCTTTACAGCATACAGAAAGTCTCACTCCCGGTTATGCACCACCAGAACAGTATTTAGCTGATGCAGAACGAGGAGAATATATTGATGTTTACGCCTTAGCCGCGACATTATATGCTTTAGTGACTGGGCAATTGCCCATGCCAGCACCAGCTAGACTGCAAAACTTTACCCTAAAAGCGCCAAAAGATTTTAATTCGAGCATCAGCGACAGGGTGAATGAGGCAATTATGTGGGGTATGGCGCTAAATTACAAATTTCGACCCCAATCGGTGCAGGAGTGGTTGAAATTGTTCGGAGTTGAAGTAGTAAAACGCATACAACCAACTCAACCTAATTTTAAACCTCAAACACCTGTTATCACATTTTCTCAAACCTGGAAATGTGTACAAATCATAACTAATTATGCAAGCTCTGTTGCCTCTGTTGCCTTCAGTCCAGATGGAAAAATATTAGCTAGTGGTGGTGTCTACAAAGGTGTCAAATTATGGTCTGTAGCCAATGGTCAAGAAATTGACTCTTTTGAATTTTTTGCTAACCAATCTTTAAGTTTTAGTGCAAATGGGAAAATTTTAGCTGGTGCTAGCTTCCATGGATTCAGTGCGTGGGATATAATTAGTAGGAAAGAAATCTACACTATCGAATTCGGTACATTTGGCGATGAGCTTAATTCCGCCGCATTTAGCTTTGATGGGCAAATATTAGCTACTGCTTCCTCGCGTGACTGTGGCAGCAAAATTCAACTGTGGGATGTAGCTACTGGTAAAGAAATTCGTACTATTACAATTGGTGATGACTATTATCCTCTTACTTTTAGCCCCGATGGACGGATTCTAGCATCTGTTTTTTGGGGTAAAGACGGAGTAATTCAACTATGGGACGTAGCTACTGGCAGAGAAATCTGTACTATTTCTTCTCGTTCTAAAGATGTACAAGCTCTTGCATTTAGCCAAGATAGTAAGATTTTGGCTATTAGCGACAACTATGGAGGCTTTTTCTATTCACCCAAAGGTTCCATCAAATTATGGGATGTAGCAACTGGAAAAAAAATATGCTCGATTAAAGCTGATTCCAAGCCAATTACATCTCTTACCTTTAGTCCCGATGGGGAGAAGTTAGCTAGTGGTGATGAGAACGGTGATATTAAACTATGGCGTTTAAACCATAACCGGTGGCAACAGGTAAAGCTTCAAAACATTTGTACCTTGACTTCCGAGTCTGATAGCTGGGTTGAATCAATAAAATTTAGCCCTGATGGTGAAACTTTAGTGAGTAACGTTAGTTCTGATAACCATGGGATCACTTTATGGAGTTTAGATGGTCTATGTCAGTATAGTGAAATCTGTAAACTGAGTGGACATGTTCAAGGTATTAATTGCCTTACCATTAGTCCAGATGGACAAATTATTGCTACTAGTAGTGACAGTGGTCTTAAATTATGGGACGTACGTAGTGGCGCTTTCATCCGTCGTTTTGGACATGAATATAAAACTATAGTTTTTAGTTTCGACGGGAAGATTTTAATTAGTGCTACAAGAGAAGAGACGATACATTGGGAAGTAGCTACTGGTAGAAAAATTAGAACTGTTGATACTCGACCACATGACTTGCTGCTGAATAAGCTGCCTGGGTTAGGTGCATTCATCAATGCAATCACATTCAGCCAAGACGGGGAAATTTTAGCTGTAGCTGGAAAGAACTCAGATATAGATGAATATAATATAAGGCTAGCAAATGCAGCCACTGGTCAAAATATTTGTACTATTATTGACTCTGAATATACTAACTGTATTGCTTTGAGTCTAGATAAAAAGATTTTAGTCAGTATCAGCTATGATGTCAGCTTTGTTGGTAGCAGCTTTGGTAAAATTAAGCTGTGGGAAGTAAAAACTGGCAAACCAGTTCGTACTATTAATACCTATCCTGAAGCACATTCTACAATTACTTTGAGTCCGAATGGAAAGATTTTAGCAAGTAGCAACCATAAATGTATCAAACTGTGGGAACTTCCTTACGGAAATCAACTTTACACTATAAATAGTTCTATTGTTAGTTACTCTGATTTGCTTTCCTTTAGCCCTGATGGGCAAATATTAGCTAGTAGTTGTTCTGACAACACAATTAAACTTTGGGACGTGGCTTCTGGAAATGAAATTGCTACTTTGACTGGTCATTCATCACAAATAAGTTCCATAATATTTAGTCGTGATGGGCAAATTCTAGTTAGTAGCGATAATGATGGCTCGATCAAGATTTGGCGACGCAGCTAGTTGTGGAATAACAACGTCAAAATAGTAAATAGAAAATACCGATAATCAATCAGATATTAGAAAAATGCTAGAAATAACTAAAAATTACGTTACGGATGAAAATCAACAGCCGATTGCTGTGCAAATTCCTATCGCTGAGTTTGAAAAAATTGAAGAAATATTGGAAAATTACGGCTTAGTACAGTTAATCGAAGAATCAGAAGATGACGAACGCTTCGCTAAGGATGAAGCTTGGAAATATTATCAATATTTGAAGAACAAGAATGTGGAAAACTGAATATACAAAAAGGTTTTTAAAAGATTTGGCGAACTTACCTGAAGATGTCCAAGCGAGGGTTGAACCAATAGTCTTTCAAGAACTAGAGTCAGAAAATCCTTTTGAATTAGGCTATTTGCAAAATAATGAAGGGCTACGATGATAAATATAAAATTCGTGTAGGTGATTAGAGAATAGGTCTTTCTGTAGACAAAGAAACACAAACATTAATTTGTCAGCGAGTTGCACATCGTAAAGATATTTATCGAATTTTTCCTTGAGAAAATATTTTACCGATATTTTATATGAATGCTTGCGTTATTTGTAAACATGGTAATACTCAACCAGGATTAGTAACAGTAACTTTAGAACGAGATGATACCATCATTATTCTCAAAGGTGTGCCAGCAGATGTTTGTAATAATTGCGGTGAATATTATTTAAGTGCTGCTGTCACCGAACAAGTTTTACAACGTGCTGAAGAATCAGTTAATAAAGGTGCTGAGGTGGAAATTATGCGATATGCAGCATAGTCCTGTGAGTATTTAAATCTGTCAAAAGCGGAGATTTCCGAAACCAGGTTTTTCCACCACTCAGCATGACAATCATGAATTTGATGATGA includes:
- a CDS encoding YtxH domain-containing protein, with amino-acid sequence MSNNRSGVFFGGLMLGATIGTLTGLLVAPRTGRETRKLLKKSADALPELAEDLSTSVQLQADRLSVSAVRNWDETLERLRDAIASGIEATQRESQVLKTQNTDDDIDSEDPNSPHLSN
- a CDS encoding type II toxin-antitoxin system MqsA family antitoxin, which encodes MNACVICKHGNTQPGLVTVTLERDDTIIILKGVPADVCNNCGEYYLSAAVTEQVLQRAEESVNKGAEVEIMRYAA
- a CDS encoding TPM domain-containing protein, with translation MRHSLLRRILAFIAVFFLAGSLWLVNPHLAYAYDNPELLPANPTPVIDLAKTLTDVQEENLVKELNDFQTETGWKLRVLTQFDRTPGRAVINFWGLDDKSILLVADARGGNILSFSVGDAVYELLPRTFWIELQTRFGNLYFVRENGEDQSIFQTMKTVETCLRQGGCGVVPGLPREQWILTLISSALGGVICGFAAQPRKEGQIFAWQWALIFSPLWGILFLAFGIGPVVTRTSEWLPLTRNIVGFLMGVLVAFLSPIFSRPSSNAES
- a CDS encoding DUF948 domain-containing protein; protein product: MTEPLFWLGFSILLVATSLTAVLVVSIPALQELARAARSAEKLFDTLSRELPPTLDAIRMTSLEITDLTGDVSDGVQSVTQTVQQVDQSLESARKQAQNLQIGTRSLFVGVKTAWKTFTRQKPSKRPINHTTKQPLTLREWELRPENRRSSDNGYRNGDWVNDYENKFDTPEIPTKSSNQNADDWSGEE
- a CDS encoding type II toxin-antitoxin system RelE family toxin; its protein translation is MWKTEYTKRFLKDLANLPEDVQARVEPIVFQELESENPFELGYLQNNEGLR
- a CDS encoding precorrin-8X methylmutase; amino-acid sequence: MEWHITDAQSLAIIDHEIGDRLISPAEYEITRRVIYATGDFEYKSLINFSERAIQSAVAALSARTTIVVDLPMIQAGIAYEIQETFANPIFCGLERMNRPQNAQTNAAWGLETLARRYPEGIFVIGQAQTALTALMSLIETQEIKPSLIIATSPNFNDVNSNQEQLQNSLIPNITINSNKGNAVVATAILDALIDLAWQAHGKKSSGSEE
- a CDS encoding serine/threonine-protein kinase — translated: MAWNPGQKLFGDRYFIESKLGEGGIGITYLAQNRSGELRVIKTLREQILNHPDWIPHQDKLRQDFRDEALRLALCRHPHIVQVENVFDEENLPCMAMEYIAGEDLKKRITNKGALPEAEALEYIRQIGEALTVVHAKGLLHRDLKPNNIMMRAGKQEAVLIDFGLARQFISGVALQHTESLTPGYAPPEQYLADAERGEYIDVYALAATLYALVTGQLPMPAPARLQNFTLKAPKDFNSSISDRVNEAIMWGMALNYKFRPQSVQEWLKLFGVEVVKRIQPTQPNFKPQTPVITFSQTWKCVQIITNYASSVASVAFSPDGKILASGGVYKGVKLWSVANGQEIDSFEFFANQSLSFSANGKILAGASFHGFSAWDIISRKEIYTIEFGTFGDELNSAAFSFDGQILATASSRDCGSKIQLWDVATGKEIRTITIGDDYYPLTFSPDGRILASVFWGKDGVIQLWDVATGREICTISSRSKDVQALAFSQDSKILAISDNYGGFFYSPKGSIKLWDVATGKKICSIKADSKPITSLTFSPDGEKLASGDENGDIKLWRLNHNRWQQVKLQNICTLTSESDSWVESIKFSPDGETLVSNVSSDNHGITLWSLDGLCQYSEICKLSGHVQGINCLTISPDGQIIATSSDSGLKLWDVRSGAFIRRFGHEYKTIVFSFDGKILISATREETIHWEVATGRKIRTVDTRPHDLLLNKLPGLGAFINAITFSQDGEILAVAGKNSDIDEYNIRLANAATGQNICTIIDSEYTNCIALSLDKKILVSISYDVSFVGSSFGKIKLWEVKTGKPVRTINTYPEAHSTITLSPNGKILASSNHKCIKLWELPYGNQLYTINSSIVSYSDLLSFSPDGQILASSCSDNTIKLWDVASGNEIATLTGHSSQISSIIFSRDGQILVSSDNDGSIKIWRRS